Proteins from a genomic interval of Neisseria arctica:
- the queD gene encoding 6-carboxytetrahydropterin synthase QueD: MKITKTFSFDMAHMLDNHDGKCKNLHGHTYKLEVEVCGNLIEGGAKDGMVIDFSDLKQSVKALVVEPFDHAFIYHTGSERERQIARMLEGWGLKTLAMDKRTTAENMAQYMFDLLRRKGRLNISTLRLWETPTSYCECSL; the protein is encoded by the coding sequence ATGAAAATTACCAAAACCTTTTCGTTCGACATGGCCCACATGCTCGATAACCACGACGGCAAATGCAAAAACCTGCACGGCCACACCTACAAACTCGAAGTCGAAGTATGCGGCAACCTGATTGAAGGCGGAGCCAAAGACGGCATGGTGATTGATTTTTCCGATCTGAAACAATCCGTTAAAGCTTTAGTGGTCGAACCTTTCGACCATGCCTTCATCTACCACACCGGCAGCGAGCGCGAACGGCAAATCGCCCGTATGCTCGAGGGTTGGGGCTTGAAAACATTGGCTATGGACAAACGCACCACTGCCGAAAACATGGCGCAATATATGTTCGACCTGCTCCGGCGCAAAGGCCGTCTGAACATCTCGACCCTGCGACTATGGGAAACCCCTACGTCTTATTGCGAATGCAGCCTGTGA
- a CDS encoding 7-carboxy-7-deazaguanine synthase QueE, with product MQTIQPADPIFRIVEIFESLQGEGYNTGMPAVFIRLGKCNLACRWCDTDYLTFQQMPLSEILGRLKNYTARNIIITGGEPTIQPHLETLLNALKKEGYYLCIETNGLNPVPPQIDYIATSPKACYAEKYQTQYIKRADEVRIVVDGDIIAFCTAIEQKIRARHYYLSPCEQNGVMNIYETIRQIGLLNSRPDAAVHWQLSVQTHKWAGIE from the coding sequence ATGCAAACAATCCAACCTGCCGATCCCATATTCCGTATTGTTGAAATTTTCGAAAGTCTGCAAGGCGAAGGCTACAATACCGGTATGCCTGCGGTTTTTATCCGCTTGGGCAAATGCAACCTAGCCTGCCGGTGGTGCGATACCGACTACCTTACATTCCAACAAATGCCGCTCAGCGAAATCTTAGGCCGTCTGAAAAACTATACCGCCCGCAACATCATCATTACCGGCGGCGAACCAACCATTCAACCACACCTCGAAACCTTATTGAACGCCTTAAAAAAAGAAGGTTATTACCTGTGTATCGAAACCAACGGGCTTAACCCCGTTCCGCCGCAGATTGATTACATTGCCACCAGCCCCAAAGCCTGCTATGCCGAAAAATACCAAACGCAATATATCAAGCGTGCCGATGAAGTGCGTATCGTTGTCGACGGCGATATCATCGCATTCTGCACCGCCATCGAACAAAAAATCCGCGCCCGACACTATTATCTTTCTCCGTGCGAGCAAAACGGCGTTATGAATATTTACGAAACCATCCGCCAAATCGGGCTGCTCAACAGCCGTCCCGATGCCGCCGTGCATTGGCAGTTGAGCGTACAAACACACAAATGGGCAGGTATCGAATAA
- a CDS encoding Fis family transcriptional regulator: MPNKIPDIAHCVEHNLKQYFRDLDGETPCAVYDMVLQQVEKPLLATVMAECGGNQSKAAAVLGLNRNTLRKKLLQYDLIA; the protein is encoded by the coding sequence ATGCCGAATAAAATCCCTGATATCGCCCACTGTGTGGAGCATAACTTAAAACAATATTTCCGTGATTTGGACGGCGAAACCCCTTGTGCGGTATACGATATGGTATTACAGCAGGTTGAAAAGCCGTTGCTGGCCACCGTTATGGCCGAATGCGGAGGTAACCAGTCGAAGGCTGCCGCTGTATTGGGGCTGAATCGTAATACCCTACGTAAGAAACTTTTGCAATATGATTTGATCGCGTAA
- the purH gene encoding bifunctional phosphoribosylaminoimidazolecarboxamide formyltransferase/IMP cyclohydrolase, protein MAAVKRALISLSDKQGAVEFARALHDLGVEILSTGGTAKLLADAEIPVIEVADYTGFPEMLDGRVKTLHPKIHGGILGRRDLSEHVAKMAEHDIGNIDLVCVNLYPFAATIAKPGCTLEDAIENIDIGGPTMVRSAAKNWKHVAIITDNTDFDKVVEELRANGGTLCDKTRFNLSRKAFSHTAQYDGMISNYLTSINDEKLGGEPEVNEFPEQINGNWLKVQDLRYGENPHQQAAFYRDVYPAAGSLSGYTQLQGKELSYNNIADADAAWEAVKAFDEPTCVIVKHANPCGVAVAADTLTAYRLAFATDTTSAFGGIIAFNREVDAETVEAVTGQFLEVLMAPKFTDKAKEVIAAKKNVRVLEVPLMAGANRFELKRVGGGLLVQTPDLHRIRRADLTVVSKREPTEQEWKDLMFVWNVAKYVKSNAIVFGKGGQTFGIGAGQMSRVDSTRIAARKAQDGGFDLNGACAASDAFFPFRDGVDVIAEQGIKAIIHPGGSVRDQEVFDAADEHGIAMVLTGVRHFRH, encoded by the coding sequence ATGGCAGCAGTGAAACGAGCGTTAATCAGTTTGTCCGATAAACAAGGTGCGGTTGAGTTTGCCCGTGCTTTACACGATTTGGGGGTGGAAATCCTTTCTACCGGCGGTACGGCGAAATTACTGGCTGATGCGGAAATCCCAGTGATCGAAGTAGCCGATTACACCGGTTTTCCCGAAATGCTGGACGGGCGTGTGAAAACCCTGCATCCGAAAATTCACGGCGGTATTTTGGGGCGTCGCGATTTGAGCGAGCATGTGGCTAAAATGGCCGAACACGATATCGGTAATATCGATTTAGTATGCGTGAACCTGTATCCTTTTGCCGCTACTATTGCCAAACCCGGTTGCACGCTGGAAGATGCAATCGAAAATATTGATATCGGCGGCCCAACTATGGTGCGTTCGGCAGCGAAAAACTGGAAGCACGTTGCTATCATTACGGATAATACCGATTTCGATAAGGTTGTAGAGGAGTTGCGCGCTAACGGCGGTACGCTGTGCGATAAAACCCGCTTCAATTTATCACGCAAAGCCTTCAGCCATACAGCCCAATATGACGGTATGATTTCCAATTATCTCACCAGCATTAATGATGAAAAATTAGGCGGTGAACCTGAAGTTAATGAGTTTCCGGAACAAATTAACGGTAATTGGTTGAAAGTTCAGGATTTGCGCTATGGTGAGAATCCGCACCAACAAGCTGCGTTTTACCGTGATGTTTATCCGGCGGCGGGCAGTCTTTCTGGTTATACACAGTTGCAGGGCAAAGAGTTGTCGTACAACAATATTGCCGATGCAGATGCTGCTTGGGAAGCCGTTAAGGCGTTTGACGAGCCTACTTGCGTTATCGTGAAGCATGCCAACCCGTGCGGTGTGGCGGTCGCTGCGGATACGCTGACGGCTTACCGTTTGGCATTTGCTACCGATACCACCAGCGCATTTGGTGGGATTATTGCCTTTAACCGCGAAGTGGATGCGGAAACCGTAGAAGCGGTGACCGGGCAATTCCTCGAAGTATTGATGGCGCCGAAGTTTACCGACAAAGCCAAAGAAGTGATTGCAGCTAAGAAAAACGTTCGTGTATTGGAAGTGCCTTTAATGGCCGGTGCGAACCGTTTCGAATTAAAACGTGTCGGCGGCGGCCTGTTGGTGCAAACGCCTGATCTCCACCGTATCCGTCGTGCGGATTTGACTGTGGTAAGCAAGCGCGAGCCTACCGAGCAGGAATGGAAAGATCTGATGTTTGTGTGGAATGTGGCCAAATACGTGAAGTCGAATGCGATTGTATTCGGCAAAGGCGGGCAAACGTTCGGTATCGGTGCCGGGCAGATGAGCCGTGTGGATTCTACCCGTATTGCCGCCCGTAAAGCGCAAGACGGCGGATTCGATCTCAACGGCGCTTGCGCGGCTTCGGATGCGTTTTTCCCCTTCCGCGACGGCGTGGATGTGATTGCTGAGCAAGGCATTAAGGCGATTATCCACCCGGGCGGTTCTGTGCGTGATCAGGAAGTATTCGATGCGGCAGACGAACACGGTATCGCTATGGTATTAACCGGCGTACGCCATTTCCGCCACTAA
- the queC gene encoding 7-cyano-7-deazaguanine synthase QueC: MTTEKALVIFSGGQDSTTCLIQAIRQYGRENVEAITFQYGQRHNIELEKARSIAADLGIPQTLLDLTLMQQVTRNALMDETAAIQTGENGLPNTFVDGRNALFLLYAAIYAKSRGIRHIITGVCETDFSGYPDCRDVFIKSMNVTLNLAMDYAFQIHTPLMYLTKAQTWALADEMGVLDYIRTHTHTCYLGTEGGCGECPSCVLRERGLAEYLAGKSR, from the coding sequence TTTTCAGGCGGCCAAGATTCCACTACCTGCCTGATTCAGGCTATCCGACAATACGGTCGGGAAAATGTCGAAGCCATTACTTTCCAATACGGCCAACGCCACAACATCGAACTGGAAAAAGCGCGCAGTATCGCAGCCGATTTGGGTATCCCCCAAACACTGCTTGACCTGACTCTGATGCAACAGGTTACCCGCAATGCGCTGATGGACGAAACCGCCGCGATTCAAACAGGCGAAAACGGCCTGCCCAATACCTTTGTAGACGGACGCAACGCCCTATTCCTACTCTATGCCGCTATCTATGCCAAAAGCCGCGGTATCCGCCATATTATCACCGGCGTATGTGAAACCGACTTTTCAGGCTATCCCGACTGCCGCGACGTTTTCATCAAATCGATGAACGTTACCCTCAATCTCGCTATGGACTACGCCTTTCAAATCCATACTCCGCTGATGTATCTCACCAAAGCGCAAACTTGGGCATTGGCCGATGAAATGGGCGTGCTCGATTATATCCGCACCCACACCCACACCTGCTATCTCGGCACAGAGGGCGGCTGCGGCGAATGCCCAAGCTGCGTATTACGCGAGCGCGGTCTAGCCGAGTATTTGGCCGGAAAATCCAGATAA